Proteins from a single region of Symphalangus syndactylus isolate Jambi chromosome 12, NHGRI_mSymSyn1-v2.1_pri, whole genome shotgun sequence:
- the CCDC24 gene encoding coiled-coil domain-containing protein 24 isoform X13, producing the protein MLRHSPSLWEMVEEHVPLRERPEVKKILGEAAVDLSLELRAEVGRGKLSLQVAMLRALLQEARSSQAPSSRPISDPSSLLAPPPLLKDLLRQELRQLLQSLRHKAICEGRDQAQAWVQYSPRVLHFALEEPTCDFPEQEIFRMRGGGPSSGHRDLSIIKDQLNVSNIDQVARHLRGLVEEECHTLEREIPILQRCLEEEYMRPCHPSKAALEPTLAELKEQKKAMEQELQASVGPSCVSPNHSGPWGPPHRASAPCFPSAGLHLSSAACLHLLWSPAFDLKASPLPIAGDGSFSAAPGKGQLPHLCPVQHPRPQPEGLVTE; encoded by the exons ATGCTCCGGCACTCCCCCTCGCTTTGGGAGATGGTGGAGGAGCACGTTCCGCTCCGGGAGCGACCCGAAGTGAAGAAGATTCTGGGGGAGGCGGCGGTGGACCTGAGCCTGGAGCTGCGGgcggaggtggggagagggaag CTCTCCTTGCAGGTGGCGATGTTACGGGCACTGCTCCAAGAGGCTCGATCCTCTCAAGCCCCCAGCTCCCGCCCCATCTCTGACCCCTCTTCTCTTCTGGCACCACCGCCTCTCCTAAAGGACCTCTTGCGCCAGGAACTCCGGCAGTTGCTCCAGAGTCTCCGCCACAAAGCCATCTGTGAGGGCAG GGACCAGGCCCAAGCTTGGGTCCAGTATAGCCCCAGGGTCCTGCACTTTGCCTTGGAGGAGCCCACGTGTGATTTTCCAGAACAGGAGATATTCCGGATGAGAGGTGGTGGGCCCAG CAGCGGTCACAGAGATCTCAGCATCATCAAGGACCAACTGAACGTGTCCAACATTGACCAGGTGGCCAGACACCTGAG GGGCCTTGTGGAGGAGGAGTGTCACACCTTGGAGAGGGAGATCCCCATCCTGCAG CGCTGCCTGGAAGAGGAGTATATGAGGCCTTGCCACCCCTCTAAGGCAGCCCTGGAGCCCACCCTGGCAG AGCTAAAGGAACAGAAGAAGGCCATGGAGCAGGAGCTGCAGGCATCTGTGGGGCCTTCTTGTGTCTCTCCCAATCACAG CGGCCCTTGGGGTCCTCCACACAGGGCCTCAGCCCCCTGCTTCCCCTCTGCGGGGTTGCACCTCTCCAGTGCTGCCTGCCTGCACCTCCTCTGGAGCCCTGCCTTCGACCTCAAGGCCAGTCCACTACCCATCGCTGGGGACGGCAGCTTCAGTGCAGCCCCAGGGAAGGGCCAGCTTCCACACCTATGTCCAGTGCAGCACCCCAGGCCCCAGCCTGAAGGGCTGGTCACCGAGTAA
- the CCDC24 gene encoding coiled-coil domain-containing protein 24 isoform X11 has translation MLRHSPSLWEMVEEHVPLRERPEVKKILGEAAVDLSLELRAEVAMLRALLQEARSSQAPSSRPISDPSSLLAPPPLLKDLLRQELRQLLQSLRHKAICEGRDQAQAWVQYSPRVLHFALEEPTCDFPEQEIFRMRGGGPRPEVSNMGRVDSDFIASSGHRDLSIIKDQLNVSNIDQVARHLRGLVEEECHTLEREIPILQRCLEEEYMRPCHPSKAALEPTLAELKEQKKAMEQELQASVGPSCVSPNHSGPWGPPHRASAPCFPSAGLHLSSAACLHLLWSPAFDLKASPLPIAGDGSFSAAPGKGQLPHLCPVQHPRPQPEGLVTE, from the exons ATGCTCCGGCACTCCCCCTCGCTTTGGGAGATGGTGGAGGAGCACGTTCCGCTCCGGGAGCGACCCGAAGTGAAGAAGATTCTGGGGGAGGCGGCGGTGGACCTGAGCCTGGAGCTGCGGgcggag GTGGCGATGTTACGGGCACTGCTCCAAGAGGCTCGATCCTCTCAAGCCCCCAGCTCCCGCCCCATCTCTGACCCCTCTTCTCTTCTGGCACCACCGCCTCTCCTAAAGGACCTCTTGCGCCAGGAACTCCGGCAGTTGCTCCAGAGTCTCCGCCACAAAGCCATCTGTGAGGGCAG GGACCAGGCCCAAGCTTGGGTCCAGTATAGCCCCAGGGTCCTGCACTTTGCCTTGGAGGAGCCCACGTGTGATTTTCCAGAACAGGAGATATTCCGGATGAGAGGTGGTGGGCCCAG GCCTGAGGTGAGCAACATGGGGAGAGTTGATAGTGACTTCATTGCCAGCAGCGGTCACAGAGATCTCAGCATCATCAAGGACCAACTGAACGTGTCCAACATTGACCAGGTGGCCAGACACCTGAG GGGCCTTGTGGAGGAGGAGTGTCACACCTTGGAGAGGGAGATCCCCATCCTGCAG CGCTGCCTGGAAGAGGAGTATATGAGGCCTTGCCACCCCTCTAAGGCAGCCCTGGAGCCCACCCTGGCAG AGCTAAAGGAACAGAAGAAGGCCATGGAGCAGGAGCTGCAGGCATCTGTGGGGCCTTCTTGTGTCTCTCCCAATCACAG CGGCCCTTGGGGTCCTCCACACAGGGCCTCAGCCCCCTGCTTCCCCTCTGCGGGGTTGCACCTCTCCAGTGCTGCCTGCCTGCACCTCCTCTGGAGCCCTGCCTTCGACCTCAAGGCCAGTCCACTACCCATCGCTGGGGACGGCAGCTTCAGTGCAGCCCCAGGGAAGGGCCAGCTTCCACACCTATGTCCAGTGCAGCACCCCAGGCCCCAGCCTGAAGGGCTGGTCACCGAGTAA
- the CCDC24 gene encoding coiled-coil domain-containing protein 24 isoform X29 has protein sequence MLRHSPSLWEMVEEHVPLRERPEVKKILGEAAVDLSLELRAEVAMLRALLQEARSSQAPSSRPISDPSSLLAPPPLLKDLLRQELRQLLQSLRHKAICEGRWEPQAWALSLDTRDQAQAWVQYSPRVLHFALEEPTCDFPEQEIFRMRGGGPRGLVEEECHTLEREIPILQRCLEEEYMRPCHPSKAALEPTLAELKEQKKAMEQELQASVGPSCVSPNHRQRPLGSSTQGLSPLLPLCGVAPLQCCLPAPPLEPCLRPQGQSTTHRWGRQLQCSPREGPASTPMSSAAPQAPA, from the exons ATGCTCCGGCACTCCCCCTCGCTTTGGGAGATGGTGGAGGAGCACGTTCCGCTCCGGGAGCGACCCGAAGTGAAGAAGATTCTGGGGGAGGCGGCGGTGGACCTGAGCCTGGAGCTGCGGgcggag GTGGCGATGTTACGGGCACTGCTCCAAGAGGCTCGATCCTCTCAAGCCCCCAGCTCCCGCCCCATCTCTGACCCCTCTTCTCTTCTGGCACCACCGCCTCTCCTAAAGGACCTCTTGCGCCAGGAACTCCGGCAGTTGCTCCAGAGTCTCCGCCACAAAGCCATCTGTGAGGGCAGGTGGGAGCCTCAGGCCTGGGCCCTTTCTCTAGATACCAG GGACCAGGCCCAAGCTTGGGTCCAGTATAGCCCCAGGGTCCTGCACTTTGCCTTGGAGGAGCCCACGTGTGATTTTCCAGAACAGGAGATATTCCGGATGAGAGGTGGTGGGCCCAG GGGCCTTGTGGAGGAGGAGTGTCACACCTTGGAGAGGGAGATCCCCATCCTGCAG CGCTGCCTGGAAGAGGAGTATATGAGGCCTTGCCACCCCTCTAAGGCAGCCCTGGAGCCCACCCTGGCAG AGCTAAAGGAACAGAAGAAGGCCATGGAGCAGGAGCTGCAGGCATCTGTGGGGCCTTCTTGTGTCTCTCCCAATCACAG GCAGCGGCCCTTGGGGTCCTCCACACAGGGCCTCAGCCCCCTGCTTCCCCTCTGCGGGGTTGCACCTCTCCAGTGCTGCCTGCCTGCACCTCCTCTGGAGCCCTGCCTTCGACCTCAAGGCCAGTCCACTACCCATCGCTGGGGACGGCAGCTTCAGTGCAGCCCCAGGGAAGGGCCAGCTTCCACACCTATGTCCAGTGCAGCACCCCAGGCCCCAGCCTGA
- the CCDC24 gene encoding coiled-coil domain-containing protein 24 isoform X20, producing MLRHSPSLWEMVEEHVPLRERPEVKKILGEAAVDLSLELRAEVGRGKLSLQVAMLRALLQEARSSQAPSSRPISDPSSLLAPPPLLKDLLRQELRQLLQSLRHKAICEGRWEPQAWALSLDTRDQAQAWVQYSPRVLHFALEEPTCDFPEQEIFRMRGGGPRGLVEEECHTLEREIPILQRCLEEEYMRPCHPSKAALEPTLAELKEQKKAMEQELQASVGPSCVSPNHSGPWGPPHRASAPCFPSAGLHLSSAACLHLLWSPAFDLKASPLPIAGDGSFSAAPGKGQLPHLCPVQHPRPQPEGLVTE from the exons ATGCTCCGGCACTCCCCCTCGCTTTGGGAGATGGTGGAGGAGCACGTTCCGCTCCGGGAGCGACCCGAAGTGAAGAAGATTCTGGGGGAGGCGGCGGTGGACCTGAGCCTGGAGCTGCGGgcggaggtggggagagggaag CTCTCCTTGCAGGTGGCGATGTTACGGGCACTGCTCCAAGAGGCTCGATCCTCTCAAGCCCCCAGCTCCCGCCCCATCTCTGACCCCTCTTCTCTTCTGGCACCACCGCCTCTCCTAAAGGACCTCTTGCGCCAGGAACTCCGGCAGTTGCTCCAGAGTCTCCGCCACAAAGCCATCTGTGAGGGCAGGTGGGAGCCTCAGGCCTGGGCCCTTTCTCTAGATACCAG GGACCAGGCCCAAGCTTGGGTCCAGTATAGCCCCAGGGTCCTGCACTTTGCCTTGGAGGAGCCCACGTGTGATTTTCCAGAACAGGAGATATTCCGGATGAGAGGTGGTGGGCCCAG GGGCCTTGTGGAGGAGGAGTGTCACACCTTGGAGAGGGAGATCCCCATCCTGCAG CGCTGCCTGGAAGAGGAGTATATGAGGCCTTGCCACCCCTCTAAGGCAGCCCTGGAGCCCACCCTGGCAG AGCTAAAGGAACAGAAGAAGGCCATGGAGCAGGAGCTGCAGGCATCTGTGGGGCCTTCTTGTGTCTCTCCCAATCACAG CGGCCCTTGGGGTCCTCCACACAGGGCCTCAGCCCCCTGCTTCCCCTCTGCGGGGTTGCACCTCTCCAGTGCTGCCTGCCTGCACCTCCTCTGGAGCCCTGCCTTCGACCTCAAGGCCAGTCCACTACCCATCGCTGGGGACGGCAGCTTCAGTGCAGCCCCAGGGAAGGGCCAGCTTCCACACCTATGTCCAGTGCAGCACCCCAGGCCCCAGCCTGAAGGGCTGGTCACCGAGTAA
- the CCDC24 gene encoding coiled-coil domain-containing protein 24 isoform X8: protein MLRHSPSLWEMVEEHVPLRERPEVKKILGEAAVDLSLELRAEVGRGKLSLQVAMLRALLQEARSSQAPSSRPISDPSSLLAPPPLLKDLLRQELRQLLQSLRHKAICEGRWEPQAWALSLDTRDQAQAWVQYSPRVLHFALEEPTCDFPEQEIFRMRGGGPSSGHRDLSIIKDQLNVSNIDQVARHLRGLVEEECHTLEREIPILQRCLEEEYMRPCHPSKAALEPTLAELKEQKKAMEQELQASVGPSCVSPNHSGPWGPPHRASAPCFPSAGLHLSSAACLHLLWSPAFDLKASPLPIAGDGSFSAAPGKGQLPHLCPVQHPRPQPEGLVTE from the exons ATGCTCCGGCACTCCCCCTCGCTTTGGGAGATGGTGGAGGAGCACGTTCCGCTCCGGGAGCGACCCGAAGTGAAGAAGATTCTGGGGGAGGCGGCGGTGGACCTGAGCCTGGAGCTGCGGgcggaggtggggagagggaag CTCTCCTTGCAGGTGGCGATGTTACGGGCACTGCTCCAAGAGGCTCGATCCTCTCAAGCCCCCAGCTCCCGCCCCATCTCTGACCCCTCTTCTCTTCTGGCACCACCGCCTCTCCTAAAGGACCTCTTGCGCCAGGAACTCCGGCAGTTGCTCCAGAGTCTCCGCCACAAAGCCATCTGTGAGGGCAGGTGGGAGCCTCAGGCCTGGGCCCTTTCTCTAGATACCAG GGACCAGGCCCAAGCTTGGGTCCAGTATAGCCCCAGGGTCCTGCACTTTGCCTTGGAGGAGCCCACGTGTGATTTTCCAGAACAGGAGATATTCCGGATGAGAGGTGGTGGGCCCAG CAGCGGTCACAGAGATCTCAGCATCATCAAGGACCAACTGAACGTGTCCAACATTGACCAGGTGGCCAGACACCTGAG GGGCCTTGTGGAGGAGGAGTGTCACACCTTGGAGAGGGAGATCCCCATCCTGCAG CGCTGCCTGGAAGAGGAGTATATGAGGCCTTGCCACCCCTCTAAGGCAGCCCTGGAGCCCACCCTGGCAG AGCTAAAGGAACAGAAGAAGGCCATGGAGCAGGAGCTGCAGGCATCTGTGGGGCCTTCTTGTGTCTCTCCCAATCACAG CGGCCCTTGGGGTCCTCCACACAGGGCCTCAGCCCCCTGCTTCCCCTCTGCGGGGTTGCACCTCTCCAGTGCTGCCTGCCTGCACCTCCTCTGGAGCCCTGCCTTCGACCTCAAGGCCAGTCCACTACCCATCGCTGGGGACGGCAGCTTCAGTGCAGCCCCAGGGAAGGGCCAGCTTCCACACCTATGTCCAGTGCAGCACCCCAGGCCCCAGCCTGAAGGGCTGGTCACCGAGTAA
- the CCDC24 gene encoding coiled-coil domain-containing protein 24 isoform X6: protein MLRHSPSLWEMVEEHVPLRERPEVKKILGEAAVDLSLELRAEVGRGKLSLQVAMLRALLQEARSSQAPSSRPISDPSSLLAPPPLLKDLLRQELRQLLQSLRHKAICEGRDQAQAWVQYSPRVLHFALEEPTCDFPEQEIFRMRGGGPRPEVSNMGRVDSDFIASSGHRDLSIIKDQLNVSNIDQVARHLRGLVEEECHTLEREIPILQRCLEEEYMRPCHPSKAALEPTLAELKEQKKAMEQELQASVGPSCVSPNHSGPWGPPHRASAPCFPSAGLHLSSAACLHLLWSPAFDLKASPLPIAGDGSFSAAPGKGQLPHLCPVQHPRPQPEGLVTE, encoded by the exons ATGCTCCGGCACTCCCCCTCGCTTTGGGAGATGGTGGAGGAGCACGTTCCGCTCCGGGAGCGACCCGAAGTGAAGAAGATTCTGGGGGAGGCGGCGGTGGACCTGAGCCTGGAGCTGCGGgcggaggtggggagagggaag CTCTCCTTGCAGGTGGCGATGTTACGGGCACTGCTCCAAGAGGCTCGATCCTCTCAAGCCCCCAGCTCCCGCCCCATCTCTGACCCCTCTTCTCTTCTGGCACCACCGCCTCTCCTAAAGGACCTCTTGCGCCAGGAACTCCGGCAGTTGCTCCAGAGTCTCCGCCACAAAGCCATCTGTGAGGGCAG GGACCAGGCCCAAGCTTGGGTCCAGTATAGCCCCAGGGTCCTGCACTTTGCCTTGGAGGAGCCCACGTGTGATTTTCCAGAACAGGAGATATTCCGGATGAGAGGTGGTGGGCCCAG GCCTGAGGTGAGCAACATGGGGAGAGTTGATAGTGACTTCATTGCCAGCAGCGGTCACAGAGATCTCAGCATCATCAAGGACCAACTGAACGTGTCCAACATTGACCAGGTGGCCAGACACCTGAG GGGCCTTGTGGAGGAGGAGTGTCACACCTTGGAGAGGGAGATCCCCATCCTGCAG CGCTGCCTGGAAGAGGAGTATATGAGGCCTTGCCACCCCTCTAAGGCAGCCCTGGAGCCCACCCTGGCAG AGCTAAAGGAACAGAAGAAGGCCATGGAGCAGGAGCTGCAGGCATCTGTGGGGCCTTCTTGTGTCTCTCCCAATCACAG CGGCCCTTGGGGTCCTCCACACAGGGCCTCAGCCCCCTGCTTCCCCTCTGCGGGGTTGCACCTCTCCAGTGCTGCCTGCCTGCACCTCCTCTGGAGCCCTGCCTTCGACCTCAAGGCCAGTCCACTACCCATCGCTGGGGACGGCAGCTTCAGTGCAGCCCCAGGGAAGGGCCAGCTTCCACACCTATGTCCAGTGCAGCACCCCAGGCCCCAGCCTGAAGGGCTGGTCACCGAGTAA
- the CCDC24 gene encoding coiled-coil domain-containing protein 24 isoform X14 codes for MLRHSPSLWEMVEEHVPLRERPEVKKILGEAAVDLSLELRAEVGRGKLSLQVAMLRALLQEARSSQAPSSRPISDPSSLLAPPPLLKDLLRQELRQLLQSLRHKAICEGRDQAQAWVQYSPRVLHFALEEPTCDFPEQEIFRMRGGGPSGHRDLSIIKDQLNVSNIDQVARHLRGLVEEECHTLEREIPILQRCLEEEYMRPCHPSKAALEPTLAELKEQKKAMEQELQASVGPSCVSPNHSGPWGPPHRASAPCFPSAGLHLSSAACLHLLWSPAFDLKASPLPIAGDGSFSAAPGKGQLPHLCPVQHPRPQPEGLVTE; via the exons ATGCTCCGGCACTCCCCCTCGCTTTGGGAGATGGTGGAGGAGCACGTTCCGCTCCGGGAGCGACCCGAAGTGAAGAAGATTCTGGGGGAGGCGGCGGTGGACCTGAGCCTGGAGCTGCGGgcggaggtggggagagggaag CTCTCCTTGCAGGTGGCGATGTTACGGGCACTGCTCCAAGAGGCTCGATCCTCTCAAGCCCCCAGCTCCCGCCCCATCTCTGACCCCTCTTCTCTTCTGGCACCACCGCCTCTCCTAAAGGACCTCTTGCGCCAGGAACTCCGGCAGTTGCTCCAGAGTCTCCGCCACAAAGCCATCTGTGAGGGCAG GGACCAGGCCCAAGCTTGGGTCCAGTATAGCCCCAGGGTCCTGCACTTTGCCTTGGAGGAGCCCACGTGTGATTTTCCAGAACAGGAGATATTCCGGATGAGAGGTGGTGGGCCCAG CGGTCACAGAGATCTCAGCATCATCAAGGACCAACTGAACGTGTCCAACATTGACCAGGTGGCCAGACACCTGAG GGGCCTTGTGGAGGAGGAGTGTCACACCTTGGAGAGGGAGATCCCCATCCTGCAG CGCTGCCTGGAAGAGGAGTATATGAGGCCTTGCCACCCCTCTAAGGCAGCCCTGGAGCCCACCCTGGCAG AGCTAAAGGAACAGAAGAAGGCCATGGAGCAGGAGCTGCAGGCATCTGTGGGGCCTTCTTGTGTCTCTCCCAATCACAG CGGCCCTTGGGGTCCTCCACACAGGGCCTCAGCCCCCTGCTTCCCCTCTGCGGGGTTGCACCTCTCCAGTGCTGCCTGCCTGCACCTCCTCTGGAGCCCTGCCTTCGACCTCAAGGCCAGTCCACTACCCATCGCTGGGGACGGCAGCTTCAGTGCAGCCCCAGGGAAGGGCCAGCTTCCACACCTATGTCCAGTGCAGCACCCCAGGCCCCAGCCTGAAGGGCTGGTCACCGAGTAA
- the CCDC24 gene encoding coiled-coil domain-containing protein 24 isoform X17, giving the protein MLRHSPSLWEMVEEHVPLRERPEVKKILGEAAVDLSLELRAELSLQVAMLRALLQEARSSQAPSSRPISDPSSLLAPPPLLKDLLRQELRQLLQSLRHKAICEGRDQAQAWVQYSPRVLHFALEEPTCDFPEQEIFRMRGGGPSGHRDLSIIKDQLNVSNIDQVARHLRGLVEEECHTLEREIPILQRCLEEEYMRPCHPSKAALEPTLAELKEQKKAMEQELQASVGPSCVSPNHSGPWGPPHRASAPCFPSAGLHLSSAACLHLLWSPAFDLKASPLPIAGDGSFSAAPGKGQLPHLCPVQHPRPQPEGLVTE; this is encoded by the exons ATGCTCCGGCACTCCCCCTCGCTTTGGGAGATGGTGGAGGAGCACGTTCCGCTCCGGGAGCGACCCGAAGTGAAGAAGATTCTGGGGGAGGCGGCGGTGGACCTGAGCCTGGAGCTGCGGgcggag CTCTCCTTGCAGGTGGCGATGTTACGGGCACTGCTCCAAGAGGCTCGATCCTCTCAAGCCCCCAGCTCCCGCCCCATCTCTGACCCCTCTTCTCTTCTGGCACCACCGCCTCTCCTAAAGGACCTCTTGCGCCAGGAACTCCGGCAGTTGCTCCAGAGTCTCCGCCACAAAGCCATCTGTGAGGGCAG GGACCAGGCCCAAGCTTGGGTCCAGTATAGCCCCAGGGTCCTGCACTTTGCCTTGGAGGAGCCCACGTGTGATTTTCCAGAACAGGAGATATTCCGGATGAGAGGTGGTGGGCCCAG CGGTCACAGAGATCTCAGCATCATCAAGGACCAACTGAACGTGTCCAACATTGACCAGGTGGCCAGACACCTGAG GGGCCTTGTGGAGGAGGAGTGTCACACCTTGGAGAGGGAGATCCCCATCCTGCAG CGCTGCCTGGAAGAGGAGTATATGAGGCCTTGCCACCCCTCTAAGGCAGCCCTGGAGCCCACCCTGGCAG AGCTAAAGGAACAGAAGAAGGCCATGGAGCAGGAGCTGCAGGCATCTGTGGGGCCTTCTTGTGTCTCTCCCAATCACAG CGGCCCTTGGGGTCCTCCACACAGGGCCTCAGCCCCCTGCTTCCCCTCTGCGGGGTTGCACCTCTCCAGTGCTGCCTGCCTGCACCTCCTCTGGAGCCCTGCCTTCGACCTCAAGGCCAGTCCACTACCCATCGCTGGGGACGGCAGCTTCAGTGCAGCCCCAGGGAAGGGCCAGCTTCCACACCTATGTCCAGTGCAGCACCCCAGGCCCCAGCCTGAAGGGCTGGTCACCGAGTAA
- the CCDC24 gene encoding coiled-coil domain-containing protein 24 isoform X26 encodes MLRHSPSLWEMVEEHVPLRERPEVKKILGEAAVDLSLELRAEVAMLRALLQEARSSQAPSSRPISDPSSLLAPPPLLKDLLRQELRQLLQSLRHKAICEGRWEPQAWALSLDTRDQAQAWVQYSPRVLHFALEEPTCDFPEQEIFRMRGGGPRGLVEEECHTLEREIPILQRCLEEEYMRPCHPSKAALEPTLAELKEQKKAMEQELQASVGPSCVSPNHSGPWGPPHRASAPCFPSAGLHLSSAACLHLLWSPAFDLKASPLPIAGDGSFSAAPGKGQLPHLCPVQHPRPQPEGLVTE; translated from the exons ATGCTCCGGCACTCCCCCTCGCTTTGGGAGATGGTGGAGGAGCACGTTCCGCTCCGGGAGCGACCCGAAGTGAAGAAGATTCTGGGGGAGGCGGCGGTGGACCTGAGCCTGGAGCTGCGGgcggag GTGGCGATGTTACGGGCACTGCTCCAAGAGGCTCGATCCTCTCAAGCCCCCAGCTCCCGCCCCATCTCTGACCCCTCTTCTCTTCTGGCACCACCGCCTCTCCTAAAGGACCTCTTGCGCCAGGAACTCCGGCAGTTGCTCCAGAGTCTCCGCCACAAAGCCATCTGTGAGGGCAGGTGGGAGCCTCAGGCCTGGGCCCTTTCTCTAGATACCAG GGACCAGGCCCAAGCTTGGGTCCAGTATAGCCCCAGGGTCCTGCACTTTGCCTTGGAGGAGCCCACGTGTGATTTTCCAGAACAGGAGATATTCCGGATGAGAGGTGGTGGGCCCAG GGGCCTTGTGGAGGAGGAGTGTCACACCTTGGAGAGGGAGATCCCCATCCTGCAG CGCTGCCTGGAAGAGGAGTATATGAGGCCTTGCCACCCCTCTAAGGCAGCCCTGGAGCCCACCCTGGCAG AGCTAAAGGAACAGAAGAAGGCCATGGAGCAGGAGCTGCAGGCATCTGTGGGGCCTTCTTGTGTCTCTCCCAATCACAG CGGCCCTTGGGGTCCTCCACACAGGGCCTCAGCCCCCTGCTTCCCCTCTGCGGGGTTGCACCTCTCCAGTGCTGCCTGCCTGCACCTCCTCTGGAGCCCTGCCTTCGACCTCAAGGCCAGTCCACTACCCATCGCTGGGGACGGCAGCTTCAGTGCAGCCCCAGGGAAGGGCCAGCTTCCACACCTATGTCCAGTGCAGCACCCCAGGCCCCAGCCTGAAGGGCTGGTCACCGAGTAA
- the CCDC24 gene encoding coiled-coil domain-containing protein 24 isoform X32 — protein MLRHSPSLWEMVEEHVPLRERPEVKKILGEAAVDLSLELRAEDLLRQELRQLLQSLRHKAICEGRWEPQAWALSLDTRDQAQAWVQYSPRVLHFALEEPTCDFPEQEIFRMRGGGPSSGHRDLSIIKDQLNVSNIDQVARHLRGLVEEECHTLEREIPILQRCLEEEYMRPCHPSKAALEPTLAELKEQKKAMEQELQASVGPSCVSPNHRQRPLGSSTQGLSPLLPLCGVAPLQCCLPAPPLEPCLRPQGQSTTHRWGRQLQCSPREGPASTPMSSAAPQAPA, from the exons ATGCTCCGGCACTCCCCCTCGCTTTGGGAGATGGTGGAGGAGCACGTTCCGCTCCGGGAGCGACCCGAAGTGAAGAAGATTCTGGGGGAGGCGGCGGTGGACCTGAGCCTGGAGCTGCGGgcggag GACCTCTTGCGCCAGGAACTCCGGCAGTTGCTCCAGAGTCTCCGCCACAAAGCCATCTGTGAGGGCAGGTGGGAGCCTCAGGCCTGGGCCCTTTCTCTAGATACCAG GGACCAGGCCCAAGCTTGGGTCCAGTATAGCCCCAGGGTCCTGCACTTTGCCTTGGAGGAGCCCACGTGTGATTTTCCAGAACAGGAGATATTCCGGATGAGAGGTGGTGGGCCCAG CAGCGGTCACAGAGATCTCAGCATCATCAAGGACCAACTGAACGTGTCCAACATTGACCAGGTGGCCAGACACCTGAG GGGCCTTGTGGAGGAGGAGTGTCACACCTTGGAGAGGGAGATCCCCATCCTGCAG CGCTGCCTGGAAGAGGAGTATATGAGGCCTTGCCACCCCTCTAAGGCAGCCCTGGAGCCCACCCTGGCAG AGCTAAAGGAACAGAAGAAGGCCATGGAGCAGGAGCTGCAGGCATCTGTGGGGCCTTCTTGTGTCTCTCCCAATCACAG GCAGCGGCCCTTGGGGTCCTCCACACAGGGCCTCAGCCCCCTGCTTCCCCTCTGCGGGGTTGCACCTCTCCAGTGCTGCCTGCCTGCACCTCCTCTGGAGCCCTGCCTTCGACCTCAAGGCCAGTCCACTACCCATCGCTGGGGACGGCAGCTTCAGTGCAGCCCCAGGGAAGGGCCAGCTTCCACACCTATGTCCAGTGCAGCACCCCAGGCCCCAGCCTGA
- the CCDC24 gene encoding coiled-coil domain-containing protein 24 isoform X9: MLRHSPSLWEMVEEHVPLRERPEVKKILGEAAVDLSLELRAEVGRGKLSLQVAMLRALLQEARSSQAPSSRPISDPSSLLAPPPLLKDLLRQELRQLLQSLRHKAICEGRWEPQAWALSLDTRDQAQAWVQYSPRVLHFALEEPTCDFPEQEIFRMRGGGPSGHRDLSIIKDQLNVSNIDQVARHLRGLVEEECHTLEREIPILQRCLEEEYMRPCHPSKAALEPTLAELKEQKKAMEQELQASVGPSCVSPNHSGPWGPPHRASAPCFPSAGLHLSSAACLHLLWSPAFDLKASPLPIAGDGSFSAAPGKGQLPHLCPVQHPRPQPEGLVTE; this comes from the exons ATGCTCCGGCACTCCCCCTCGCTTTGGGAGATGGTGGAGGAGCACGTTCCGCTCCGGGAGCGACCCGAAGTGAAGAAGATTCTGGGGGAGGCGGCGGTGGACCTGAGCCTGGAGCTGCGGgcggaggtggggagagggaag CTCTCCTTGCAGGTGGCGATGTTACGGGCACTGCTCCAAGAGGCTCGATCCTCTCAAGCCCCCAGCTCCCGCCCCATCTCTGACCCCTCTTCTCTTCTGGCACCACCGCCTCTCCTAAAGGACCTCTTGCGCCAGGAACTCCGGCAGTTGCTCCAGAGTCTCCGCCACAAAGCCATCTGTGAGGGCAGGTGGGAGCCTCAGGCCTGGGCCCTTTCTCTAGATACCAG GGACCAGGCCCAAGCTTGGGTCCAGTATAGCCCCAGGGTCCTGCACTTTGCCTTGGAGGAGCCCACGTGTGATTTTCCAGAACAGGAGATATTCCGGATGAGAGGTGGTGGGCCCAG CGGTCACAGAGATCTCAGCATCATCAAGGACCAACTGAACGTGTCCAACATTGACCAGGTGGCCAGACACCTGAG GGGCCTTGTGGAGGAGGAGTGTCACACCTTGGAGAGGGAGATCCCCATCCTGCAG CGCTGCCTGGAAGAGGAGTATATGAGGCCTTGCCACCCCTCTAAGGCAGCCCTGGAGCCCACCCTGGCAG AGCTAAAGGAACAGAAGAAGGCCATGGAGCAGGAGCTGCAGGCATCTGTGGGGCCTTCTTGTGTCTCTCCCAATCACAG CGGCCCTTGGGGTCCTCCACACAGGGCCTCAGCCCCCTGCTTCCCCTCTGCGGGGTTGCACCTCTCCAGTGCTGCCTGCCTGCACCTCCTCTGGAGCCCTGCCTTCGACCTCAAGGCCAGTCCACTACCCATCGCTGGGGACGGCAGCTTCAGTGCAGCCCCAGGGAAGGGCCAGCTTCCACACCTATGTCCAGTGCAGCACCCCAGGCCCCAGCCTGAAGGGCTGGTCACCGAGTAA